The Penaeus vannamei isolate JL-2024 chromosome 39, ASM4276789v1, whole genome shotgun sequence genome includes the window AACAGAGACGCCCAAATTCAAAGGTATTGTTtatacacgaaaaaaaatatgaaaggccTATTACCTGCATATACTTAAGAAAAGTAGATTATTGTTCTGCATCTAGATAATCTATCAATTATTCATAAATGGTTGATAGGAATAGGCGAAAACAGTGCTAAATAAGATGATAAGGAAACatacggagaaagaggaaaatgaaactaGTACTTTATGCGGATTTTGTATTTCGTCGCAGTGAAATGACTCAACAAAAGATTCCCTTCACACAACTACAACAACGAAAGGAACGTGATGGTAAAGATGAAAAGAACGTCTGAAATGTTGGCTAAAGCGTAGCCAGGTAATATTGGGAAAGAAAATGACTCGTCAGTTAACTCCCTAACACAAAACAGGAACacatgtaaaaaagaagaagaagaagaagaaaaaaaaagcgacgataaaaagaaagataatgctaCTGATAACTGCGCTCTTCAGCTTCCAATGTAAATAAGATAAATCAGAAGACAATGCAAGACAAGATACAAAGAAGTAGACGAATGTAAAGTATTTATGAGCCAAGGCCGACGACGTTGATGAAGAAGCAACAGGAGACGTAAtaaaacgaggaagaaggaaacgaTGAATATGAagggtgaagagaaaaaagagaggaaaagaaagaggaagaagatgcagggaaaagaaagaggaagaagatgcaaggaaaagaaagaggaagaagatgtaaggaaaagaaagaggaagaagatgagagtaaaagaggaagaagaggaagaagaagaagaagaagaagaagaagaaagcaacagGGAAACGCAGACGCAAACGAGATGTGAAGCAAATCATCTCGACCCTGCCACTCGGGTTGGGCGGCGAGGAACAGAAGTCAGGAGAGCCcttcgaggaaaaaaaaaaaaaaaaaaaagtgaagggcaGCGAGTGGTCTGCTTTTACATATCGGAAGTCCggatgaggcaaaaaaaaaaaaaaaaaaaaaaaatacaagggcCGTGACGTCACTGGGCACAGAGTATAAGTACGGAGACTCTCCTCGACCAGACATTGTAGTGTCAACCGAGTCTACACAATGAACGCTAAGGTGAGAATCTGGTTTGAGTTTTATACTTAATATTTTTAATGTTCAGTTACATATCGATTTTCTTAAACCAGTATCGAAACTTGAGGTATAGTGTCAATCTGATATGGTAATCTTCTGTTACAAATCAAGGTGCAAAATCAATAAATGGTACATTATCTCCGTAGGTCCTCATCTTGTTGGGCGTGGTGGCTGTTGCGGCTGCAGATAAGCTGCCGGCCTACTCTTACAACGCACCTCAGGTGGGTAGTCCAAATATgcttacatgtatgtttgtatgtgtatagaatGATATGTAATGTGTACgtattcatatgtgtttatagTTATGTAaatactgcatatatatgcatgtatgtatatacaagtatatataatttacatacacatatgttttatGTGTAATCTAtaggtgtatgttttttttttttttttttttttttttctttgcgcacGCATGTGGCTTTTAGATTTTGTGTCCAAGTCTATATGTGTTATATGCAATAATTAGAAGAATGAACAAAAGGGTAATGTAGGCATTCTCACAGAGCTCTTTCGAGGATTCGGTGGAGTACGATgatgccaagtacgacttcaactgggCTGTGAAGGACTccgactccggcaacgacttcggccaccaggagtcccgcgacggcgacaacactcagggatcctactacgtgcagctccccgacggccgcctgcagaaggtcacctactaCGTGGACGGCGACAACGGATACGTTGCCGACGTGacgtacgagggcgaggctcgctaTGACTCTGTGGAGTCTCGCGAATACGTGGCCCCCAGACCCGTGTACTCCGCCCCCGAGTCCCACGAGTCAGTTGAGACTCCCGTGTACACCCCACCACGACCCCAGTATGCCGCCCCCAGGCGCTCCTACGGGTTCCCTCAGTAACTTGGCATTGAGTATTTATAGCTGTTATGAAATAGCCgctgtattaaaatatatatatttatggatgagACCGAAATAAAGATGCATTATTTTTACAGGAAAAGTTCATTATAACCCCCTTACCAAGTACAGTGTAGACGCAATACTCTTCGCTCTTTAAACCGCATATTACAACTCTATCAAtatcagtatgaatatatatgcatcatacttatatttatttatgtgtaatatatacctgtttatatatgtggttgtgtgtatgtgtgtgcgtacgactgcatgggtatgtgtgtgaatgtatatgtattcaaaaactgacatacatacatacatacatacatacatacatatatatatatatatatatatatatatatatatatatatatatatatatatatatatatatatatgccggcgtacacacgcgcacaaacgcacacacatgtatgtatatgtatatatacatatatatgcgtctgcaaacacacacacaaaaatgtatatatatgtatatatatatacataaatatacataaatgaatatatatatatatatatatatatatatatacatatatatatatatatatatatatatatatatatatatatatatatatatatatatatatatagtatttgtgtatttgtatataaagatacattttTGTTGTGGCtgtgtttcatatatgtatatatatagattcgttatagacatgaatataaatatgtatttactgtacatatgtatatacacacattaactacacacacacacacacacacacacacacacacacacacacacgcacacacacacacacacacacacacacacacacacacacacacacacacacacacacacacacacacatatatatatatatatatatatatatatatatatatatatatatatatatatatatgtatgtttatatatgtatatatatgcacacgtgcaaacacacacactaatgtatatatatattaatatatatatatatatatatatatatatatatatatatatatatgtatatattatatatatatatgtatatatatatatatatatatatatatatatatatatatatatatatatatgtatatatatatatatgtttatatatgtaaatatatagatatttatttatatatacataattgacacacacacacacacacacacacacacacacacacacacacacacacacacacacacacacacacacacacacacacatacacacacatacacacacatacacacacacacacacacacacacacacacacacacacacacacacacacacacacacacacacacatacacacacacacacacacacacacacacacacacacacacacacacacacacacacacacacacacacatatatatatatatatatatatatatatatatatatatatatgtatatatataaatatacatgtgtatatatgcatctatatatatatatatatatatatatatatatatatatatatatatatataaatatatatatatatatatatatatatatatatatatatatatatctatatatatatttttatatatatatgtatatatatatatatacacacacatatatgtatacatacatatatatatatatatatatatatatatatatatacatatatatatatatatatatatatatatatatatatattgtatatacatacatatatatatatatacatatatatatatgtatatatatatatatatatatatatatatatatatatatatatatatatatatatatatatatatatatatatatatatacatgcatacatatctttatatatatatatatatatatatatatatatatatatatatatatatatatatgtatacatatgtatatatatatatatatatatatatatatatatatatatatatatatatatatatatatatatattgtatacatatatgtacacacacacacatacacacatatatgtgtttgtgtgtgtgtatgcatacatacattcatacatacatgcatataggtttatatatctatatctttctatctatacatatataattatgtatatatgtatatatatatataattatatatatacatatataccaatatatgtatgtaaatacagaaacacacacatacacacactcacagacagagacacacacacacacacacacacacacacacacagagacacacacacacagaaacacacacacacacacacacacacacacatgcacacacacacacatacacatatgtatgtatgtatgtatctatctatctatctatacacacacacacacacacacacacacacacacacatatgtgtgtgtatatacatatgtacacatgaatatattcatatttccatctgtctgtctatatacatgtacatacatttatgaacatatgtttccacacacacacacacacatacacacacacacacacacacacacacacacacacacacacacacacacacacacacacacacacacacacacacatacacacacacacatatatatatatatatatatatatatatatatatatatattcatatatatatatatatatatatatgtatatatatataaatatatatatataaatacatagatacatatatatatatatatatatatatatatatatatatatatatatatatatatatatatatatacgcatatatacgcatatgtatgtctttatgcttatatacacatgtatatatatatatatatatatatatatatatatatatatatatacatatatatatatacatatatatatatatatatatatatatatatatatatatatatatatatatatatatgtgtatttatataatatatatatatatctaattatatatatatatatatatatatatatatatatatatatatatatatatatacacatatatgtatatacacataaacatatatatctatatatatatatatatatatatatatatatatatatatatatatatgtatatgtatatatatttatatatatctatatgtatatgcatacatatatatatatatatatatatatatatatatatatatatatatatatatatatatatatatatatatatatgtttatgtgtatatacatatatatgtatatatatatatatatataaatatatatatatatatatatatatatatatatatatatatatatatatgtatatacacataaacatatatagacatagatataaatatataaatatatatatatatagatatatatagatatatatatataaatatatatatatatatacatacatatatatatatatatatatatattaatatatacatatatatttatatttatatatatatatttatatatatatatatatatatatatatatatatatatatatatatatatatatttatatatatatatatatatatatatatatatatatatatatatattcatatacatatatatatatatat containing:
- the LOC113809485 gene encoding cuticle protein 7, yielding MNAKVLILLGVVAVAAADKLPAYSYNAPQSSFEDSVEYDDAKYDFNWAVKDSDSGNDFGHQESRDGDNTQGSYYVQLPDGRLQKVTYYVDGDNGYVADVTYEGEARYDSVESREYVAPRPVYSAPESHESVETPVYTPPRPQYAAPRRSYGFPQ